TCTCTCATCTCCTGTACTTACTGTTGCTGCATATATTATCTTCTGTTCCCTGGGTGGGCTCTTCTGCTGTTACACTCAGCTCCCCAAGGATAGGCACCATGTTGTCCCTGTTTCCAGGGTCTTCCCCAGCATGATCAAGCACAGGGCTGGCTACCAACAGCTCCTCAGGAAATCCATGTTGGTCTCTGGTTGTTCAGTCTGGTGCCCATTCACTGGGACCTTCCCGAGCCTGGTCAAATGTTGCTAGTCGCTGGTGAAGGCAGGCCTTCTGTAACTGAGAGAGGAGCTCAGGGACTCGGGGGCAGACTTTGGTTTGGGGGGCAatcctcattttctctctgttcttaaGTCCACAGTTTTGTGTGTGAGTGAGATGGAGGCTGATCTGTCTGGCTTTAACATCGATGAACCCCGTTGGGACCAATGCACTTTCCTGGGACGGGTGAAACACTTCTTCAATATCACAGACCCACGCACTGTCCTGGTACCAGAGCGGGAGTTGGATTGGGCCAAGGTGATGGTGGAGAAGAGCAGGTGAGCAGTGAGCGGAAGGGACTCGAGGCCCTGGAGCTGCACAGGTGGATCCCCTCCGGAGGAGGTGGAAACTGAATATGGGGGAATGGACAGAGCTCTCAGGCAGGAGGCAGCAGAGTGGCTTGGGGCAAGGAGTCTGGGCTGTAACTCTTGTCCTTGGGGGGCAGAATGGGGGTCGTGCCCCCAGGCACTCAAGTGGAGCAGCTGCTGTACGCCAAGAAGTTGTACGACTCAGCCTTCCACCCTGACACCGGGGAGAAGATGAACGTCATTGGCCGGATGTCCTTCCAGGTCCCTGGTGGCATGATTATCACGGGCTTCATGCTTCAGTTCTACAGGTAGAGAGAGCCTGGGAGTAACGCAGTGGGCAGTGTGGCCACTTGGgtctgccaggcagggagccctgTGGTGATGATAGTAATAGACATTTCTATTGACCCTTTACCtaataccaggcactgtgctaaattcTTTCCGTGGATTACCTCGTTCAATCTTCTCATCAGCCCCACAGAGAAGTACTACTGTCATCTCAACTTTATAAGTGAAGAACTGAGGGTCTAGAGAGGTTATGTAACCTAAGTTCACACAGCCGGGAAAGATGGGTGCCTGGATGTTAGCTGAGGCAGTTGTCTCCAGAACTCTCAATGAATAAGCCATCCTAATTCCCTCTTTAGAAGGTActtatttaataatgaaattttaatgtatttttatttatttttattttttattttatttttattttttaaaagattttgtttattcatttgacagacagagattacaagtaggcagagaggcaggcagagaggaggaagcaggctcccagatgagcagagagcctgatgtggggctccatcccaggaccctgagatcatgacctgagccaaaggcagaggccttaacccaccgagccacccaggcgcccctgtatttttatttttaagtctatttattttatttattttttgcagaaagagagaaagtaccTGAGTGAGTCAGGGGGCCAtggtagtggggaggggcagagggaaaggcagagagaaaatcccaagcaggctgcacacccagtgcagagcccgatttgggggctcgatctcatgacactgagataatgacccaagccaaaatcaagagtcagacacttaactgtttGAGCTGGTCAGGTGCCTctaatgtttgtttgttgttgttgttgttgtttttcaagatttatctatttgacagagagtttgTAGTTtgtagagagagacacagtgagagagggaacagtggcagggggagtaggagagggagagggagaagcaggcttcctgctgagcagggagcctgatgtgggggctcgatcgcaaggactccaggatcatgacctgagccaaaggcagacgcttaacaactgagccacccgggcccccctctaatgtatttttataatgtaatatCTTAGTAAAAAATATAGGAagatgaccccccccccacctgccgcTACCCCCAAAATAGGAAGACCCTTTCAGCCCAGCGGGGAGAGAACAAACTTTCTCTTCAGCTGTTGGAAATTTtactcctccctcttcctctcctccctctgctcccctcccccatgcatcCATTTGTCTGTTAGTGAGCCAGACCTTGGGCCAGGTGTGGGGAATATTAAGACTCAGCCCCTCCCCTCAAGGAACTTTCAGTTTTGTTCAGCAGACCAACAAACAGTTGTAGTCCAGCTTGCTAAGTAGTAGGTCGGAGGGAGAGTATGGGGTTGTGAGAGCAGGGAGCATAGAATGACTCACTGTTCcagaagggcaggggaagggtcaGGAAGGTTCCCGAAGAAGCAGCGACTCTCAACGGAGCAGGATTTAGCCATGGAtggaagggggtgtgtgtgtagacattccaggcagagggaccaaCCTGTGCAAAGTCCCTGATGCATGAAACAGCATGGGAACAGTTTGGGACACAGCAGGTTGTCTGGTTTGACTGGTGTGCATCAAGCCCTCCCTTCCATTGGATTCTTCTTTGCCTCCCTGGGCCTTCCTTATGGTAGGACGATGCCGGCGGTGATCTTCTGGCAGTGGGTGAACCAGTCCTTCAATGCCTTAGTCAACTATACCAACAGGAATGCAGCTTCCCCCACGTCCCTCAGGTAGGAGACTTGAACCCCACGCTGTCCATGTGGGTCTGGAGCAGGTGGCTGTCCTCTTGTCTTCAGGAAAACAGCCCTTCTAAAGGGTTCTTGGGCTGTCTTCTCTGAGTGAAGCTTGTACGGGGCTGGTGACTAGGTCGCCCTTTTTagggtttgctagtattttctgaGGCTGACTAGGAAAGTATCTTCCTAGACCAATTCAaagtttattccttcattcattctcaaatagttggttttttttttttttaaagattttatttatttatttatttatttgagagagaaagaacatgagcagagtggtgagcagagggagagggagaagtagaagcaggccctctgctgagcagagagcccgattcaggactcagtcccaggaccctgagatcatgacctgaaccaaaggcagatgcttaacccactgagccacctggacaccCCCTCGTCTATTTCTTGAGTAGGTTTTAAGTGCCAggcatggttccagggtccttgTTCTTGTGGAATTTAGGGTCTTTTAAGCAAACAAGCACAGCAAGTTTAGGTTGTGACTGCTGCCCTTAAGGAAACAAACAGGTGACAAGATCGCAAACAGCAGAGGGGCATCTGTGTGGATGGGCTCGTTGCGGAAGTCTTTTCTGTGGAGCCCATATTTTGGCTGACTTCTGAAGGATAAGGATTTAGCCTACGGAAGAATTCCCCAGATAGGGAGCAGCAGCAGTTGAAGGTTCTGAAGCAGAAAAGAGTTTGGGGTGTTAAAAGTACCGAAAGGAGGCCGAGGGGACTGGAACAGTGCATGTGTGTTGAGGATGGGGAAGGTCACAGGATGAGACAGGTCAAGTTTCAGGCAAGAAGCCTCATTTCCAGAATTTCTCAGTCACACCAATGCCTTGCCCTCAGCCAGCAGGGCTCCTCACTCTCAAGCGTGTCTCTCCTCTACTAGGCAGATGGCCCTTTCCTACATCACAGCCACAACCACGGCGGTGGCCACCGCTGTGGGCATGAACATGTTGACCAAGGTACTgtctggggctgctgggggcaTGGTGGCCTCTAGGGGGCAGCAAAGTCCTAGGGAAAACATCCCCCAGGCCTGGCGCTGTCGTCCTTGTCTGGGTGAGTCCGGTATGGCCAGAGCCCAGCCAGCTAGGGGGCAATATCCCCAGGTTAGTTTTTCTCGGGTCTTTGAGGGAATCTGGGTTCCTAGACCAAGCGTCTGGATCAATGGGGCAGTACCAAGCTCTGATTTATTTTGTAGTCCTTCAGCCCCCTCCGCTCCCATCTTCTGGTGTGAGCCCTGTTGTTCCCTTCCCCCAACAGAGAGCTCCACCCCTAGTGGGCCGCTGGGTGCCCTTTGCCGCTGTGGCTGCTGCTAACTGTGTCAACATCCCAATGATGCGACAGCAGTGAGTATGGGGATCCCATTTCTTCCCTACAAACCACAGGGTAGCGGGGCAAGGGCAGGAAACCAAGGCAGTGGGTGGCTTTGGGGTACCCAGGTGGGTTTGGGGAGAGTTGCTGGGCTATACCTCCGAAGGGTCCCAAAGGACAGGCTGCTCCAAGGGTGATGGCCGCGGGAGTGGCAGCTGACTTAAGTTTAATCTGTGATGAGTATTGTGGGAGTCATTGTTTGGATGGTGGGATGGTGGGGAGTAGGGTAGACCTGTGGGGGCTCATCCAAGATCATGTCCTTTCAACTGCAACTGGCTTTCAGTTGTGAACTCTCCCTACTTCCAAAGCCCTGGGGCTGGCTTACAGAATGAAATGTAGCAGAGCGAGGTGTCAAAAGATAGAACAGAGCCAAGAAGctttgaaagaagccagaagagTAGATAGATGTTTTCCAGGCACCGGGCTCTAAGCTTCCCAGCAGGAAAGGTAAAAGGAGAAACCTGTGTGTCTTGCAATGCTTGTTTTTTGGCGAGAGAAAGCATGGCTATTCCTCTGTTGTCCGACCTAATGATGTAGTATACTCAGGCTTTCCCTGATAGCGCCTGGGAGGTATCATGTGCCGCCTAAGTGTATGCTGTTAATGCTCCGCTCATCGTCATCGCCGCCATCACCATCACGATGTATACAAGCCACGTTTTCTTGGAACTGCCAGCAAATGGGCACTGTCACAACAGCTGTTGCAGAAAGAGCACAATCCCAGAATAGTCAGATGTACAcgttcctctcctctttccctcccatcCAGGGGCTCCTTCCCAACAAATGAAGGAGCCCCAGCCACCTGCCTGGTCTGGGGATGAGTGCTATCAGGAGCTGGCCTGAGAATAAGTCAATACAGCCAGTGTTTGTAGAGCAGTCACTCTGTCAGGTGCTGGACTAAGCTCTCTGCAGGTGTCATCCCCTTTAATCCTCACCAGCCCTCTGAAGTGGGTGCCACGATTAGCCCCATTTTGCGGATGAGGATAACTGAGTCCTCAGAAGGATCAGGAAACTTTTGTTCAAGTTCGGAAACTTATTTGACCTAGGCCATCTGAGCTCAGGCCTACCTCTCTTAGCCACGGCCCTAGATCACTTCTGAGATACCACTCTCTGGAATGCCTAAGGAAGATCAAAGGACCAGGCTGCAGGGGCTGGCTTCCCAGAGCTTGAGTGCACTGGCCT
Above is a genomic segment from Mustela nigripes isolate SB6536 chromosome 4, MUSNIG.SB6536, whole genome shotgun sequence containing:
- the SFXN2 gene encoding sideroflexin-2 isoform X2 → MEADLSGFNIDEPRWDQCTFLGRVKHFFNITDPRTVLVPERELDWAKVMVEKSRMGVVPPGTQVEQLLYAKKLYDSAFHPDTGEKMNVIGRMSFQVPGGMIITGFMLQFYRTMPAVIFWQWVNQSFNALVNYTNRNAASPTSLRQMALSYITATTTAVATAVGMNMLTKRAPPLVGRWVPFAAVAAANCVNIPMMRQQELIQGICVKDRNHNEIGHSRRAAAIGITQVVVSRITMAAPGMILLPIIMERLEKLHFMKKVKVLHAPLQVLLSGCFLIFMVPVACGLFPQKCELSVSYLEPELQDTIKAKYGELVPYIYFNKGL
- the SFXN2 gene encoding sideroflexin-2 isoform X1, with the protein product MEESRRGEAACGGQEAAWGLALNTESTVLCVSEMEADLSGFNIDEPRWDQCTFLGRVKHFFNITDPRTVLVPERELDWAKVMVEKSRMGVVPPGTQVEQLLYAKKLYDSAFHPDTGEKMNVIGRMSFQVPGGMIITGFMLQFYRTMPAVIFWQWVNQSFNALVNYTNRNAASPTSLRQMALSYITATTTAVATAVGMNMLTKRAPPLVGRWVPFAAVAAANCVNIPMMRQQELIQGICVKDRNHNEIGHSRRAAAIGITQVVVSRITMAAPGMILLPIIMERLEKLHFMKKVKVLHAPLQVLLSGCFLIFMVPVACGLFPQKCELSVSYLEPELQDTIKAKYGELVPYIYFNKGL